Sequence from the Nitrincola iocasae genome:
TGATCGCCTGGACAACCTGGTACTCAATCGCTGGCTGGGACTACCGATTCTGGTGGCGCTGCTTTGGTTGATGTTTGAAACCACTTTTACCGCTGGTGCGCTTCCTGCTGACTGGATCGGACTGGGTGTAGATTGGTTCTCAGTGCAGTTGGTGCAGCTGATGCCAGCGTCGTTACTGCGCGACGTACTGGTGGACGGTATTTTTGCCGGTGTCGGTGGGGTTCTGGTTTTTTTGCCCAATGTGGTGCTGCTGTTCCTGTTTATGGAGTTGCTGGAGCAGAGCGGCTATATGGCGCGGGCCACCTTTCTGGTAGACAGAATGTTGAGCCGGGTCGGTTTGCATGGCAAGGCGCTGGTGCCGCTGGTAATGGGGTTTGGCTGTAATGTGCCCGCGATTATGGCGACGCGCTCGATCGAAGAGCCGCGCGCTCGTCTGATTACCATTCTGATCAATCCCTTTATGAGCTGTTCCGCCCGCCTGCCGGTATTGCTGCTGTTGGCGGGCGTGTTTTATCCCGACAATGCCGGTACGGTGTTGTTCGGCATCTATACCCTGGGTGTGCTGGTGGCTTTGGCGTGTGCCGGCGTGTTTGCCCGAGTGTTGCCTGCGCACTATGACGAAACGTTTATTATGGAGTTGCCCCCTTGGCGCATGCCGGGCCTGCGTTCGCTACTGTTGCATTTGTGGGACCGCAGTCGCGACTTTTTGACCAAGGCCGGAACAGTCATTCTGGTCGGCTCGATTCTGGTCTGGCTGTTGCAAACCTTCCCGCGTGGCGGCGAGCCATTGCTGCAGCAGTTGGGGCATGCGCTGACGCCATTGTTTGCACCACTGGGATTCAGTTGGCACGAAACAGTGGCCTTGCTGTCAGGCTTTATCGCCAAGGAAGTGATCGTGGCTTCTCTGGCAGTGGTCTACCAATCCAGCGCCGAAAACTCGGGACAACTGCAGCAGGCGATTGGGCAGTCACTGCCTCCAAGTGCCGGGCTTGCCTTTATGGTGTACACACTCCTTTACATGCCTTGTCTGGCAACCCTGGCCGTTATTCGGCGCGAAACCGGACGTTGGGCCTGGGCTGGGTTGTCGTTGGTGCTGGGGTTGAGTCTTGCCTGGGTATTTGCCTGGATAACTTTTCATGTAGGACAATGGTTGCTATGAGCATTTTCGACAGTGTTGTCCTGGCTGGACTCATACTGCTGGTGACAGTCTGGTTAGTGCAGCGTATCCGCGCCAATCTCAAGGCCAGTTGTTGCAGCACGGACAGCTCTGGCTGCGCCGGATGCAGTGGCGGATGTGGCAAAACCAACCAAAAGCGGGCGCAGTGTGGCCAGCCACCTGATAACAGCACGCTAGAGACTGAAAAGTCTGACTGATTATTCAGCCGGGCTTGTTGTTTTTAGAAGAATGATAAGGCCAGGCCTCTATGAAAACTCATGCGGGTGGCACATAGCCTTCGGCCTGCTCAAACTCATCACCTGCAAAGAACTTTTCCATCTGTTCCTGAAGAAATTTCCGGCTTGCCGGGTCCATCATGTTCAGGTGTTTTTCATTGATCAACATGGTTTGATGTTCAGTCCAGGCCTGCCAGGCCTGTTTGGACACTGATTCATAAATTTTCTGGCCTACCGGGCCAGGATAGGGAGGTTTGTCCAGACCTTCCAGCTGTTGCTGATACTTGCGACAGAAAACACTACGACTCATCTGTTGCTCCTGAATCACCGCTGGGGTGAGTAGATTGAATAGGTAACTGCTGAAGCAGCTTTTTAACCGGTGCAGCCAGGCCAATCGCCTGCAGTGGCTGGTCTATGTTATACCAGAGACCGTTGGCGGCTTCCATCACACAGTTTTCAGGGGTTTTTAATTGGTATACCTGAGGGGTAATGTGCAAATGGTAATGGCTGAAGCTATGCTTTAAAACAGCCAGTGTCTGCTTTGGATGCTGTGTTGACAAGCAAAAGGGTAAATCAGGGTCGTTGATTTCAGGCAGACTCCACAGCCCACCCCAGATGCCGCTGGGAGGACGCTGTTGCAACCAGACGTCTCCGGCTGAATTGCGCACTATAGCCAGGCTGACTGTTTTGACTGGAAGGATTTTACGCGGTTTGGGCGTTGGCAGTTGATCGGTGATTCCCAGTGCTAGCGCACGACAGTCAGTGTTGAGTGGGCAGGCTGAACAATTGGGTTTGCTGCGACGGCAGAGTGTGGCGCCCAGATCCATGATGGCCTGGGTGTAATCGCCATTGCGCTGATCCGGTGTATGTTGCTCTGCCAATGCCCAGAGTTGTTTCTGCACTGCCGCTTCGCCACTCCAGCCTTTCACGGCATGGTAACGGGCTAGCACCCGTTTAACATTACCATCCAAAATTGCCGCTTTTTTCCCTAATGCGATGGATAGAATGGCGCCTGCTGTGGAACGCCCTATACCCGGCAGTTTTTCCAGTTCAGCCTGAGTATCAGGGAAGTGGCCGCTAAACTCCCGGGTGATTATCTGTGCGGCTTTATGCAGGTTACGGGCACGAGCGTAATAACCCAGTCCAGTCCAGTGATGCAGAACCCTGTCAACAGGAGCTGCAGCTAGAGCCTGAACGTCAGGAAATTCAGCAATAAAGCGCTGAAAATAGGGTATCACCGTTTTAACCTGGGTTTGCTGCAGCATGATCTCAGAAATCCAGGTGTAATAAGGTGATTTTTCAGCCTGCCAGGGCAGATCGTGACGCCCGTGCTGGTCAAACCAGCTTAACAGAGCGTCACTAATGGGCTTGATGCTTAAGGTCATTTAGCGCAGCAGCCCTCGGATTAAATCACCGGCGCTCTCTTCACCACCAATACGCTCCTTGACCTGCTCTTCAATACTGCCACCGATACGCTCTTCGATTTTGCGTTGTACTTCCTGGCGTAGCATTTGTGTAAATACGCTGGTATCAGGGCGACACATCTGTGCCGGCGGTGTATCAAACTGGCCTTTGCAATTGATTGGCAGTTCCAGCCCTTCAAGACGGTTGTTCACTGAGCAGGTTTGTTGGAACAGGTTTTCCTGGATGGTGAAACCCAGTCGGTAGTCGATAGCCTGGGCCGGAAGATCTACACTGCCCTGCCCTTTGAGCAGCATGGCATCCAGGTTAGCGCTAAGGTCGTTGTTTTCCACAATGCCATTGCGGATACGGAAGTTGCCCAGTAGATCGGCAAAGGGGGTGGATTTATCAACTTGCTGGGTGTTGATACCTAAAGAGGTCACTGTCTGGATGCCCTGGCACACGGTTTGCGCCATATTTATGCCTTGCAGCACACCTTCTTGCATGCTGAGACTGGCAGAGCCATTCAAATTATTGATCATGGCATGTATTGAGCCCCCACGAGTGGTCAGCTCGGCTTGTGTTGAAAAGAGACCACTGACCGCTTCTGAATCAGCCATCTCCTTTAACAGCTCCCCTACCTGTATGTCGCTGATTTGAAGGTTAGCCTGCGTTGATGCCGGTGCTGTTCGAGCATCGAGGATGCCATTGGCATTGAGCTGACCTGAATAGAGCTGAGCAGTCAGTCGGTTGAGGTTAATCAGGCCGCCTGCGGCGGTCAGACTGATACCTGGATTATTGATGTGCTGTTGTTCAAATATCAGCGCTTCCAGATCCAGTTCCAGAGAAAGATTAATGGCCTTCAGGCTGTCAATCGGCAGTATCTCTTCCTGTGACCAGCCAGTCGTAGTTGGACTGTTGGTATTGTTGCTGCCAGATGC
This genomic interval carries:
- the feoB gene encoding ferrous iron transport protein B, which produces MIERSYTVALIGNPNCGKTSLFNQLTGANQRTGNFSGVTVSGRVGECVHKGVRLRIVDLPGIYSLSQNRSEERVARDYLDDEPPDLVLNVLDAGNLGRHLALTSQLMEQGLPLLLALNMLDEAERNGVKLDLSALSDALGVPVLPSDGRRKLYRERLLDAVVEQLQAHVVSRSLRIDYEPHVNALLQQLEDQCLPRWQSVRWLESEDDVRFDLTAEQQALMKTRASIESEHVLSIAELLSEGRYGWVHGLLHRVGVVHTERNLADDRLDNLVLNRWLGLPILVALLWLMFETTFTAGALPADWIGLGVDWFSVQLVQLMPASLLRDVLVDGIFAGVGGVLVFLPNVVLLFLFMELLEQSGYMARATFLVDRMLSRVGLHGKALVPLVMGFGCNVPAIMATRSIEEPRARLITILINPFMSCSARLPVLLLLAGVFYPDNAGTVLFGIYTLGVLVALACAGVFARVLPAHYDETFIMELPPWRMPGLRSLLLHLWDRSRDFLTKAGTVILVGSILVWLLQTFPRGGEPLLQQLGHALTPLFAPLGFSWHETVALLSGFIAKEVIVASLAVVYQSSAENSGQLQQAIGQSLPPSAGLAFMVYTLLYMPCLATLAVIRRETGRWAWAGLSLVLGLSLAWVFAWITFHVGQWLL
- a CDS encoding oxidative damage protection protein, which codes for MSRSVFCRKYQQQLEGLDKPPYPGPVGQKIYESVSKQAWQAWTEHQTMLINEKHLNMMDPASRKFLQEQMEKFFAGDEFEQAEGYVPPA
- the mutY gene encoding A/G-specific adenine glycosylase, which encodes MTLSIKPISDALLSWFDQHGRHDLPWQAEKSPYYTWISEIMLQQTQVKTVIPYFQRFIAEFPDVQALAAAPVDRVLHHWTGLGYYARARNLHKAAQIITREFSGHFPDTQAELEKLPGIGRSTAGAILSIALGKKAAILDGNVKRVLARYHAVKGWSGEAAVQKQLWALAEQHTPDQRNGDYTQAIMDLGATLCRRSKPNCSACPLNTDCRALALGITDQLPTPKPRKILPVKTVSLAIVRNSAGDVWLQQRPPSGIWGGLWSLPEINDPDLPFCLSTQHPKQTLAVLKHSFSHYHLHITPQVYQLKTPENCVMEAANGLWYNIDQPLQAIGLAAPVKKLLQQLPIQSTHPSGDSGATDES